aaaagtccattattgaggtgtgtttaaaaggtgcggtcagttccaaagtaaaacacaaattttaaaaaaagcaaacaagcctcgtatatatgttaataaaacctctttcataataaaacaataaaaaacaccaattaaaaatcatctgttgtgcaagaccgggggtgagtccttatcaagtgggtcatcaccccactctccagaacagggacatgagatgctactttatggactcagcggagatcccctctcctccggcccgctggcccgctgttcccgtagccagagtggtgagggtgcatctacgggcggccagggtcggtgcctgccgggaccctctccgtgcgaccccggcccccccgtccgaatatcgtcgtccggtacccctgcagcattgatgttacctttagctcgcatgcatggagggttaccgtaacgcgcttccccaccagcaggtttctggtggcccagatggcatccttgatgacgttgagggtgagccagagcgaggtaaatttctgtgccgtcaagtccttcaagccccggcccaccccaaggatggcgagctggtacccgaactgggccccacccgctggtaggcacgggaaatacagggggccggtcttggcccacaggtcccgcgcagtgctgcactcccagagcaggtggtggacggtctccggagaattgcagccggaccgcgggcagatggggtttttggccatgcctctggagtgcataaccgccctgaccgggaggatctcatgagccaccatccacgataagtccttgtgcctgttctggagagcggggtgagccgcgttccgccaaacctgtttggcctcacttggtgtgaggcccggaactggactcaccggttcccggtcctgcacaacagagatgagagacttgtgttgagttaaaatggtgacatcttcactctctaaaaggtatttctttaaaaacttttttataaaactgtactctttgggcaagttaaaagacactggggttttcaagtccactggtaaaattttcagtgttcgtaggtaagaccccatccaaaatcgcgccattgcagccgtcttgttttctttggatggggtcgtggcataactaatgtgcagggcggtgaagcggctgcctaaaaacaggtgggggtctgggaggccttttccaccgttctccggccttttcttgatggtctccctcttcaggcgctcccacttggacccccacaggaagtaaaacaccgccctctccagtttccccaggaaccaccgaggggggctaaaaacagaacagacaagtaaaatcagaggtaaaatcacagatttaaaaattaaaaccttgccttccatcgtcatctgtcttagtccccaaaaccccagtcttttcctaactttccctaacaagtcagtccagttttcccgtccacccccgtctttatcaaatttaacgcctaaaatcttaaaatcgttgtctttaaaaaccaaatcaagtcctcctgtgtccacgtctccccacggcccgaagagctgggcctcggacttgtttctattgagtttggcgcccgaggcccgaccgtaccagtcagtcaagtccagtgctcttcgtattgataaaacgtctgtggctaaaagagttacgtcgtccatatataaaacacaggtcgccgtcagtccccccgtcccaggaacgtccagtcctttgatccatttgtcccttctcaagatctgtgccagtggctcgatgcaagccacatacagaagaggagataaaggacatccctgacggacaccactgtgtatgttcacagctttggaaagatgcccatttattagaattttgctgactattcccttgtacagcagtcccacccaggctataaacctctttggaaaccccattttctccagaacctggaagaggtactggtgcgagactcgatcaaatgctttttcaaaatctaaatttaggactactagccgaatatttctgtctctcgcgtaacagatggcgtctctaatcagcactaggttgtctgttatctttcttccgggcacagaacaagcttgatccgggtgaatcacgtcctctaaaacagttgacatgcgtgttgctaaaactttgctaaaaagtttataatcgaaatttaaaagtgttatgggtctccagttttttaagtcagtccggtcaccttttttgtgaagtaaagaaactatccctattctaaaactgtctggaagtctgtcgagggtctcaaactctttaaaaactgtcaaaagctcttgtcctaaaatgtcccaaaatgttagataaaactccaggggaagtccatccactcctggggacttcccctttttaaaacctccaagagctttttgggtttctaaaatgttaaaatcttgggctaaaatctcattttgacagtcgacccttttctcaacaaaatttaaaacttcttttacggtgtctgagtgtacctttttaaaactatataaagccccataaaatttttccacatcctctaaaatctcttttgttgtgttaacctccctatcccctgttttaaccctggttaaccccccaccccttgttattattttcttaaaaaaatatctggtacacttttccccttcttcaatttctctctctttgcttcttaaaaggacccctttactttctatattggctaaaactgacatttccttttttacatcctggatttcattgttaaagtcaaaaccattatttaaaagattaaaatacctttgtagtcttttttgcaaccccaacatgcatttcttttccctactcttcttttctttccctatctctctaaaaaactgtctcgtccggtcctttaccatctcccaccactgtgcacgtgtatcataaaagtcttggagggtctgccattggctgaactgttccctatattctaaaattacattcttgtcttccaacagggaacagttcagcttccacagccctccccctaccgtcacacccatgggcagtgaaagggtgcaagacagcatcatgtgatcagagaaaaaaaggggggttaatgtagcatcggttggcgggcagtcccttgtaaacacgtagtcgattcgagaggctttggtaccatcaccactgaaccaggtgaagccctcctctctttgatgcaaaattttaaaacagtcgactaaattaaaatctctgactaaaccctgcaataaaaccgacgttttgtccactctaaaatcctcccctacccttttcctgtctgttttagataaaacacaattaaaatcccctgctaccattaggggagccctacctagcatgtggggttgcaagtcttctaaaagctcatatctttcgttcttttccgtaaaaccatatacattaagaacattaaaatccctgtctaaaaaggtcagatttactaaaagtgcccggccttgcctcaccacagtgctgcccttcaccaagatgttaggattattaattaaaaccgcaactccgtcgtttttgttaaaatttgatccgctccatatggaggctcctgcggaccatagctcttccatttttgtgtacctagttaaaaagggcagagaacactcttgtaataaaaacaaatctgacttaaaagattttaaaaaggacaaaatactctgtgctctaatggtggacctcacacttctgacattgatagtagagatggtgagggccatgagcagtagggttaaaaaggtatgaggcatttaaaacagaagacaagaaaaagactacaaaaatatgattaaaatcatgttacatcttgtagcatttgtctttccttttccccagatgagctgaggtctggagggcaaatgcctgtcgcttcagaggccacagagggaacctcttgtggctcctttggcgatgatgctgttagcttaatgtgcaaaaaggaaacctcatttggggactctaggggccacatgcgCTCCAGATCTACCGAATCGGAACTATCGAGCtgactgataagaacagatactacacttgatcttagccaaaaggccgagaagcgatgctgctaagacgcagcagggaggaagccggacacggcgatgcccatctcggctttggtaagttttgggagacctaaaaacgctgggggatggtaccctgatagcacacatacatctaggagacgtctatttgacatatgaatttacatctgcaagatgtagttttaaggctgtttgctcatctgcaatacgtctattggacgtctccttttagcagtgtttggaaggttactttggaaatgtaataggttacagattacaagttaccctgtttaaaatgttatagtagtataactttttcaattactttattaaagtaatgtaactaattacttttgagtacttttagattacttttctaaatttgtgaaaatgaaataataataaataaaaacatatacatcaactcaaatacagttatctaataagcatgtgtcattcctgtataataaactcctgaaacattggtgtttttttaaactgctgtctctttgtatatgatatgataggtaaaatgcatgacgtgacacagagcagttctagaaatgatgtttatgtgctcatgtactcctatattgaggcggcagaggctgacaacactgcaagcttcagtaggcctatttgtattaaatgaaactgcatgtttttgccattaatttacaggaagggcggactgggaaaaacaaaaaattctgttaaaattctggaaattattagggcgtatgtctcagaacagtcagtgcaatttgggaaagaaatcagtgaaatctgtatgtggatgtgtgtaaatattcaaatgtaattgcctttgtaatcgttaaaaatttcataagtaactttaatttaattactaattttttcttcgtaactgtaactaattacagttacattcattttgtaattaaattacgtaatgctgttacatgtaactagttactccccaacactgccttttagatgtcagatagatgtcaattagatgtcttttagatgtttatgatttagaaggtatataaaactgacatctgaaaggcgtatgtcagacgtttgtagatggcagatgctttccagatcaacatttctttaacagacatcttgcagacgtaagtgtgctatctgggtagtaccctcccctgtctacaacgtcaccgggcctcgtcccgatcggcctgacggaaagtacggcatggctcgtaactcccaaacggttggtcgcagagccacgtgccttatgtcaccggaatccttggctcgagccgaacgagacgcaggtctcagattggcccgtcgctctgacgaaattttcgggtattttgtcgaaaaccttcttttgcaacctggcgccaggtatttggcccagtcccacccaaatcagcacagaaagcttctctggagtctgagtgtcaataatcatccaaaaatagaggaaatttccattcaccttggcgaggggacctcaaaacgtgctaaggtggcgtgtccgaggtggctcgaatggctataactccaggaaggagtgagatcccttcacccaaatcggcacacctgtgcaggggctcagtccgaggccaggtgaaaagggacgcggcgacaggccactaggtggcgccgtaagctgaaaaatagggaaaatgtaatgtaaatggacaatcaaacaaagatgaaaacacctgcaacactgcgggatggtagtaccctcccctgtctgcaacgtcaccgggccttgtcccgatcggcctgacggtggaactgcagcgacggaaagtacggcatggctcgtaactcccaaacggttggtcgcagagccacgtgccttatgtcaccggaatccttggctcgagccgaacgagacgcaggtctcagattggcccgtcgctctgacgaaattttcgggtattttggattttgtcgaaaaccttcttttgcaacctggcgccaggtatttggcccagtcccacccaaatcagcacagaaagcttctctggagtctgactgtcaataatcatccaaaaaaataggaaatttccattcaccttggcgaggggacctcaaagcgtgctaaggtggcgtgtccgaggtggctcgaatggctataactccaggaaggagtgagatcccttcacccaaatcggcacacctgtgcaggggctcagtccgaggccaggtgaaaaagggcgcggcgacaggccactaggtgtcgctgtaagcgacaacaaaattaatacgaatcgaaaaaaaggacaaccaaacaacatggagacagttacagctaggctgcagtcagtccaatctactttcaaagtaaggtctgcgctatgttcgaactaaactacccaccagggtccgatttttcaagagcgcaagtgactttgtttcacaggcgcacaacacatatctcgcatgtgacagaactccccattctgaaaggaaaataaataaaaaactgtaaaaacctcttctgctttgtttcaccaacaatttcaggggagagcgcgaacgcagtcccccactaccataaattatgcagtcgagattcccgcatttggggaattcgcaggggtcagcatggccggagtgcaatggacaagcctcgccctgggtgaaccgccttcttgatcatggtgtctcccctgccaggtaagtatgaaggcccaggcggtcagccagaggtctgatttgcatctctaccatcctcaccaacggttagccctccgccccccctccgggaaaggaaggacgggtgccttccgttactggcctggaaactgccaagctcatgggccggtgcttcccaacgccagttttagatgactctctttaaacaaacacacctgattcgatgcgtcacctcgtctgtgaaagacttcaagacctcaggtgggtgcatcgttagtggaagagtccaagaccccaggtggacacatcaggaaaaaagtttgcaataaaccacagcatctgcaatggcagctctcattccttgttctgctattcgacacaataaatggcaatccccaaaaagggaaagcacaccgttcctggagacactgcaataccaggccgatgcatggagtggacggagcaagccccggctccagctccgtgatctaaaaatccatttaatatgtagtccccggatgggggacgtatcagatattaaactgataagaacagatactacacttgatcttagccaaaaggccgagaagcgatgctgctaagacgcagcagggaggaagccggacacggcgatgcccatctcggctttggtaagttttgggagacctaaaaacgctgggggatggtaccctgatagcacacatacatctaggagacgtctatttgacatatgaatttacatctgcaagatgtagttttaaggctgtttgctcatctgcaatacgtctattggacgtctccttttagcagtgtttggaaggttactttggaaatgtaataggttacagattacaagttaccctgtttaaaatgttatagtagtataactttttcaattactttattaaagtaatgtaactaattacttttgagtacttttagattacttttctaaatttgtgaaaatgaaataataataaataaaaacatatacatcaactcaaatacagttatctaataagcatgtgtcattcctgtataataaactcctgaaacattggtgtttttttaaactgctgtctctttgtatatgatatgataggtaaaatgcatgacgtgacacagagcagttctagaaatgatgtttatgtgctcatgtactcctatattgaggcggcagaggctgacaacactgcaagcttcagtaggcctatttgtattaaatgaaactgcatgtttttgccattaatttacaggaagggcggactgggaaaaacaaaaaattctgttaaaattctggaaattattagggcgtatgtctcagaacagtcagtgcaatttgggaaagaaatcagtgaaatctgtatgtggatgtgtgtaaatattcaaatgtaattgcctttgtaatcgttaaaaatttcataagtaactttaatttaattactaattttttcttcgtaactgtaactaattacagttacattcattttgtaattaaattacgtaatgctgttacatgtaactagttactccccaacactgccttttagatgtcagatagatgtcaattagatgtcttttagatgtttatgatttagaaggtatataaaactgacatctgaaaggcgtatgtcagacgtttgtagatggcagatgctttccagatcaacatttctttaacagacatcttgcagacgtaagtgtgctatctgggtagtaccctcccctgtctacaacgtcaccgggcctcgtcccgatcggcctgacggaaagtacggcatggctcgtaactcccaaacggttggtcgcagagccacgtgccttatgtcaccggaatccttggctcgagccgaacgagacgcaggtctcagattggcccgtcgctctgacgaaattttcgggtattttgtcgaaaaccttcttttgcaacctggcgccaggtatttggcccagtcccacccaaatcagcacagaaagcttctctggagtctgagtgtcaataatcatccaaaaatagaggaaatttccattcaccttggcgaggggacctcaaaacgtgctaaggtggcgtgtccgaggtggctcgaatggctataactccaggaaggagtgagatcccttcacccaaatcggcacacctgtgcaggggctcagtccgaggccaggtgaaaagggacgcggcgacaggccactaggtggc
This Carassius gibelio isolate Cgi1373 ecotype wild population from Czech Republic chromosome A23, carGib1.2-hapl.c, whole genome shotgun sequence DNA region includes the following protein-coding sequences:
- the LOC127944872 gene encoding uncharacterized protein LOC127944872 isoform X7, with amino-acid sequence MARFWMGSYLRTLKILPVDLKTPVSFNLPKEYSFIKKFLKKYLLESEDVTILTQHKSLISVVQDREPVSPVPGLTPSEAKQVWRNAAHPALQNRHKDLSWMVAHEILPVRAVMHSRGMAKNPICPRSGCNSPETVHHLLWECSTARDLWAKTGPLYFPCLPAGGAQFGYQLAILGVGRGLKDLTAQKFTSLWLTLNVIKDAIWATRNLLVGKRVTVTLHACELKVTSMLQGYRTTIFGRGGRGRTERVPAGTDPGRP